A single window of Kwoniella bestiolae CBS 10118 chromosome 4, complete sequence DNA harbors:
- a CDS encoding heat shock protein SSC1, mitochondrial yields MYSIARSLRSSSTLSPLRNVARTSSPLLTSKRFNSGKVSGPVIGIDLGTTNSCVSIFEGGAPKVLENAEGARTTPSVVAFTKDGERLVGQPARRQAVVNGENTIFASKRLIGRKFKDAEVQKDIGNVPFKIVAHTNGDAWVEARGEKYSPSQIGAFVVGKMKDTASSYLGKPVKHAVITVPAYFNDSQRQATKDAGSIAGLEVLRVINEPTAAALAYGLDKSDSAVIAVYDLGGGTFDISILEMQKGVFEVKSTNGDTHLGGEDFDIALVNHILAEFKKETGIDVSKDRMAIQRIREAAEKAKVELSSAGATDVSLPYITATADGPQHINLNLTRARFESIVKPLVDRTIEPCKKALSDAGVKASEINEVILVGGMSRMPKVVDTVKGVFGLRRRGEEAINGGLHRGFKDIEGGLLQPHGSFDFSSLSIL; encoded by the exons ATGTACTCTATTGCTCGTTCACTCcgatcttcttcaaccctcaGTCCTTTGCGAAATGTCGCT AGGACttcatcccccctcctcacTTCGAAACGATTCAACAGTGGAAAGGTATCAGGACCTGTGATCGG TATCGATCTTGGTACCACCAACTCTTGTGTATC CATCTTCGAAGGTGGTGCCCCCAAGGTATTAGAGAACGCTGAAGGTGCTCGAACAACCCCATCCGTTGTCGCTTTCaccaaag ATGGAGAACGATTAGTCGGTCAACCCGCTCGACGACAGGCAGTCGTCAACGGTGAGAACACAATCTTTGCCTCCAAACG ATTAATCGGTCGAAAATTCAAGGACGCTGAAGTACAAAAGGACATTGGCAACGTCCCCTTCAAGATCGTCGCTCACACCAATGGAGATGCTTGGGTAGAGGCCAGAGGCGAGAAGTACTCCCCATCGCAGATCGGTGCTTTCGTCgttgggaagatgaaggacACCGCTTCTTCCTACCTCGGTAAACCCGTCAAACACGCCGTCATCACCGTCCCTGCCTACTTCAACGACTCTCAGCGACAAGCTACCAAAGATGCCGGTTCCATTGCCGGTCTCGAAGTTCTCCGAGTCATCAACGAACCTACCGCTGCCGCTCTTGCTTACGGTCTCGACAAATCCGACTCCGCCGTTATCGCCGTTTACGATTTAGGAGGTGGTACTTTTGATATCTCCATCCTTGAGATGCAAAAAGGTGTCTTTGAGGTCAAATCCACCAACGGTGACACCCACCTTGGTGGTGAAGATTTCGACATTGCCCTTGTCAACCACATCCTCGCTGAATTCAAGAAGGAAACCGGTATCGATGTCTCCAAAGACCGAATGGCCATCCAACGTATCCGAGAGGCTGCCGAGAAGGCCAAGGTCGAGTTGTCCAGTGCCGGTGCTACCGATGTCTCCCTTCCTTATATCACCGCCACCGCCGATGGACCTCAACACATCAACTTGAACTTGACCCGAGCTCGATTTGAATCCATCGTCAAGCCTCTCGTCGACCGAACCATCGAGCCATGTAAGAAGGCTTTGAGCGATGCCGGTGTCAAAGCTTCTGAAATCAACGAAGTCATCTTGGTCGGTGGTATGTCCCGAATGCCCAAGGTTGTCGACACTGTCAAGGGTGTCTTCGGCCTCCGCcgaaggggagaagaagcaaTAAACGGGGGTTTGCATAGGGGTTTCAAGGACATAGAGGGAGGCTTGTTGCAGCCTCATGGCAGTTTTGATTTCTCTTCACTTAGCATATTATAG
- a CDS encoding pyridoxal kinase, whose protein sequence is MSAFEPGRVLSIQSHVVSGYVGNRAATFPLQTLGYDVDVVNTVQFSNHTGLSTNGLVSHSRILTGYVPGAEALKVVAEQIKKMKEMNSGTVYVLDPVMGDMGTGLYVSKDVVPIYKDMLQIASIITPNQFEVELLSGISIDSMQTLHTALRQLHTTNSLPHIAFSSIPLPISLVTTLNLPPPPPSYMRLLPDPIPPWYDAVGMGEPEDETLVCFASTWQDGNMETWAFALPTIRGYFSGVGDLFSAMVLAHFDNPDSQSDLPPLPHAVSKALLTVQQILLRTHLYSLAQTSISGSATPRPLHHSPNEQHSSVIPSDAELDAAVSTNPKDPRRKAKRMRLRELRVVQERGLIADGGQGWPGKALDWQGILEHGL, encoded by the exons ATGTCCGCATTCGAACCAGGACGTGTATTGTCAATACAATCCCATGTCGTCTCGGGATATGTAG GCAACAGAGCGGCTACCTTTCCTCTCCAGACGCTTGGCTATGATGTCGATGTAGTGAATACAGTGCAGTTCTCCAACCACacag GACTCTCCACCAACGGCTTGGTGTCCCACTCTCGCATACTTACGGGCTACGTGCCAGGTGCTGAGGCACTCAAAGTGGTAGCAgagcagatcaagaagatgaaggagatgaatTCTGGGACCGTGTATGTGCTGGATC CGGTGATGGGAGATATGGGCACTGGACTTTACGTGTCCAAGGATGTCGTACCAATCTACAAAGATATGCTGCAGATAGCTAGTATAATAACGCCCAATCAGTTTGAagtcga ACTGCTATCAGGGATAAGCATCGACTCAATGCAAACCCTTCATACCGCCCTACGTCAACTACACACCACCAATTCCCTCCCTCACATCGCTttctcgtccatcccattacccatctccctcgtcaCTACTCTTAATCTGCCCCCTCCCCCGCCGTCTTACATGCGCCTCCTGCCTGATCCTATACCCCCATGGTACGATGCCGTAGGAATGGGAGAGCCCGAAGATGAGACACTGGTCTGCTTCGCTAGTACCTGGCAAGACGGCAATATGGAAACATGGGCGTTCGCCCTACCGACCATCCGAGGATACTTTTCCGGTGTAGGAGATCTCTTTTCGGCCATGGTGCTGGCTCACTTCGATAATCCTGATTCGCAATCCGACttaccacctcttccacatgCTGTGTCAAAAGCTCTTCTCACAGTACAGCAGATCCTTCTCCGAACTCATCTTTATTCCTTGGCACAAACGAGCATATCTGGTTCTGCAACTCCTCGACCTCTCCATCATTCTCCCAACGAACAACACTCCTCGGTGATACCTTCAGATGCCGAACTCGATGCTGCCGTATCGACGAATCCCAAGGATCCAAGACGGAAAGCCAAGCGAATGAGGCTGAGAGAGCTGCGAGTTGTACAAGAAAGAGGTCTGATCGCGGATGGTGGCCAAGGCTGGCCGGGCAAGGCCTTGGATTGGCAAGGTATACTGGAACATGGGTTGTAG